The genome window ATTGTAGGAAAGGTTTTTCCTTATGTGTTTTTATCAATAATAAATGCTATTGTAATTGTGAGCATGGGCTATTTTATTTTTGGAATGCCTATAAATGGTAGTCTCTTTTTATTAGCTTTTGAAAGTATATTATTTATTGTTACCGCTCTTTCATTAGGTATTTTTATTTCCACTATCTCTAAAACGCAACAAACTGCCATGATGATTTCTTTAATGGGTTTAATGCTTCCTGTTATCATTCTTTCTGGCTTTATATTTCCTATTGCCTCAATGCCTTTACCCATGCAAGTTATGAGTAATATTATTCCTGCAAAATGGTTTATCATTATAGTGAAATCGATTATGCTTAAAGGAGTTGGTTTACAATATATCGCTAAAGAGACTTTGATTTTAGTACTTATGACAGTGGTGTATATTGGCTTGAGCATTAAAAATTACAAAACAAGATTAGAATAAAATGAGAATCATTCGTTATATCATACAAAAAGAATTCAAGCAGATTTTTAGAGATAAAGGTATGCTGCGTTTAATTTTTATTTTACCTATACTACAGCTTTTAATATTATCAAATGCAGCTACATTTGATGTTAAAAACATTAAAGTTGCGATTGTAGATAATAGTCATTCCATGCAATCGAGAGCTTTAATTGAAAAGTTTCAAATGAACTCTTATTTTGCTGAAACGAAACTTTTAAACAGTTCAAATGAAGGAATTGAATATATAAAAAAAGGAAAGACAGATGCAGTTATTGAAATTCCTCAGCAATTTGAAAAACAATTAGTTAACGGAAATAAAACGTCAATACAAGTTCTCATAAATGCGATTGATGGAGCAACAGCAGGAGTTCAAAATGTTTATATCGCTCAAATTGTAAAACAATTCAATCTAAATATAACGCTTGAAAATAAAAACCTATCTAGTCAACAAAACTTGAGTAGAATAGAAATGATTCCTTCATTTTGGTATAATAAGACGTTAAATTATAAGACGTTTATGGTTCAAGGTATTTTAGTATTATTAGTTACCATGCTTACTTTATTCCTTTCTTCAATGAATATTGTTAGAGAGAAGGAATTGGGAACTTTAGAACAAATAAATGTAACACCAATAAAAAAACATCAGTTCATAATTGGTAAATTATTTCCTTTTTGGGTATTAGGATTGGTTATTTTAACAATTGGGTTATTAATCGCAAAATTGGTTTTTAATGTTCCAATGTTAGGAAATATATTTTTAGTTTACCTTTTTACTTCAATTTATTTATTACTCATTTTAGGAATTGGATTATTCATTTCTAACCACACCGAAACACAACAACAAGCTATGTTTATTGCTTGGTTTTTTATGGTGATTTTTATTCTAATGAGCGGTTTATTTACACCAATTGAGAGTATGCCTAAATGGGCTCAAAACATAACACTCTTAAATCCAATTCGCTATTTTGTTGAATTTATTCGAATGGTTCTACTTAAAGGAGCAGGTTTACAAGAGGTTTTGTTAAATTTATCTGTAATTACAGTATTTGCAATTACTATAAATGGATTAGCAGTTTGGAGTTATAAGAAAACGAATTAACACAAGGTGAA of Flavobacterium channae contains these proteins:
- a CDS encoding ABC transporter permease, encoding MRIIRYIIQKEFKQIFRDKGMLRLIFILPILQLLILSNAATFDVKNIKVAIVDNSHSMQSRALIEKFQMNSYFAETKLLNSSNEGIEYIKKGKTDAVIEIPQQFEKQLVNGNKTSIQVLINAIDGATAGVQNVYIAQIVKQFNLNITLENKNLSSQQNLSRIEMIPSFWYNKTLNYKTFMVQGILVLLVTMLTLFLSSMNIVREKELGTLEQINVTPIKKHQFIIGKLFPFWVLGLVILTIGLLIAKLVFNVPMLGNIFLVYLFTSIYLLLILGIGLFISNHTETQQQAMFIAWFFMVIFILMSGLFTPIESMPKWAQNITLLNPIRYFVEFIRMVLLKGAGLQEVLLNLSVITVFAITINGLAVWSYKKTN